One Leishmania major strain Friedlin complete genome, chromosome 29 DNA segment encodes these proteins:
- a CDS encoding conserved hypothetical protein (previous protein_id=AAZ09511.1) translates to MPPRHRVPRPSHRELENAIHPYDKLVIGLPTAMEGWRCAYGTVREWCKLAPNPLLGTPVNVLGEEGGNDRSRALTLPSRPASGHLGDATGRPPPSNAPHTHAQRFPHTSAAPAARKDDALYCDACQREFATQEKYEAHMETHMYCTVAGCRFTCRKGKPWRMEEHMELLHNRPDAPNLVDTNAYLEQRKRRFPTQDAVKMKVEELYYKAARGVVLPDERRRWMQQHGIVIRKRPRTEASVIIRGELPAGSHSPSAASSASASSSRSSRRSSRSSSEHRQRRSPHRNPREPLQPPAPSPASDAEGGQARFIQPPSVPSYQESDPTAAPIQASNASSRGSPTGAQRTDAVGPAVTAVPLAKQSSPSPASSGVHAARAHPTKIIPLGPNGTLTPRQRVQLVRERYAAAKDVPQFYVCHRCGIKGDHWVSDCPTKGDKTYDRHVVWGEARLSALEKGDKSHREKADKDNNGSEQPGSGNAPQQAVVETTAPSDSGVEQAVAEQEHDGAPTHPLSSEHRGAAPVAPQEEASATATPPSEGPATAAADASNDQRSEDMPPVPQSAAPPADAPREVTRMMAPVAAARHAQPHRRDPARRPPPPPTLYERLTEEARIDEQGVLLQALRFFVARDFFEDRPKS, encoded by the coding sequence ATGCCACCGCGCCATCGAGTGCCTCGCCCTTCGCACCGTGAGCTGGAAAATGCCATTCACCCCTACGACAAGCTCGTGATTGGCCTCCCCACCGCCATggaggggtggcggtgcgcgtaCGGGACAGTCAGGGAGTGGTGCAAGCTAGCACCCAACCCGCTCCTCGGTACCCCTGTCAACGTCCTCGGCGAGGAAGGCGGCAACGATCGCAGTcgcgcgctgacgctgccgtccCGCCCCGCATCGGGGCATCTCGGCGACGCCACGggtcgccctcctccatcgaacgcgccacacacgcatgcgcagcgctttccccacaccagcgccgctccagcagcccGAAAGGATGACGCCCTGTACTGCGACGCCTGTCAGCGAGAGTTTGCCACGCAGGAGAAGTACGAGGCACACATGGAGACGCATATGTACTGCACTGTTGCCGGATGCCGTTTCACCTGCCGCAAGGGCAAGCCTTGGCGGATGGAGGAGCacatggagctgctgcacaaccGCCCCGATGCGCCAAACCTGGTGGACACGAACGCCTACCTCGAGCAGCGCAAGCGCCGCTTCCCCACGCAGGACGCCGTAAAGATGAAGGTAGAGGAGCTCTACTACAAGGCAGCGCGAGGCGTTGTGCTGCCCGAtgagcggcgacggtggatgcagcagcacggtATTGTTATTCGCAAGCGTCCTCGCACGGAGGCGTCTGTGATTATACGCGGCGAACTGCCGGCCGGGTCACATTCTCCATCGGCAGCGTCGTCTGCatctgcgtcgtcgtcccgGTCATCGCGCCGGTCGTCGCGCTCGTCGTCTGAGCACCGCCAGAGGCGCTCCCCCCACCGAAACCCGCGCGAACCTCTgcagccgccggcgccatcTCCCGCAAGCGACGCGGAGGGCGGGCAAGCTCGCTTCATTCAGCCGCCGTCCGTCCCATCCTACCAGGAGTCCGACCCCACGGCTGCACCGATCCAGGCCTCTAACGCGTCTTCACGAGGGTCACCGACAGGGGCCCAGCGCACCGATGCTGTCGGTCCCGCGGTGACTGCCGTACCTTTGGCAAAGCAGTCGTCTCCCTCGCCGGCTTCGTCGGGTGTCCACGCCGCGCGAGCACATCCCACGAAGATAATCCCTCTTGGGCCCAACGGTACCCTTAccccgcggcagcgcgtgcagctcgTACGCGAGCGCTACGCTGCTGCAAAGGATGTTCCGCAGTTTTACgtctgccaccgctgcggcatcAAGGGTGATCACTGGGTGTCCGACTGCCCGACGAAAGGCGACAAGACGTATGATCGGCATGTTGTGTGGGGCGAGGCAAGGCTGTCTGCGTTGGAGAAGGGCGACAAGTCGCATCGTGAGAAGGCGGACAAAGACAACAATGGGTCAGAGCAGCCGGGGTCCGGTAATGCTCCGCAGCAAGCGGTGGTAGAGACCACGGCGCCAAGCGACAGCGGTGTTGAGCAAGCCGTAGCTGAGCAGGAGCACGACGGTGCGCCAACGCACCCCTTGTCCAGCGAACACCGCGGGGCGGCGCCTGTCGCGCCTCAAGAGGAAGCGAGTGCTACCGCCACACCACCGTCGGAGGGCcccgcaacagcagcggccgaTGCCTCGAACGATCAACGCAGCGAAGACATGCCACCGGTGCCGCAgtctgcagcgccgccggctgATGCGCCGAGGGAGGTGACTCGCATGATGGCCCCcgtcgcggcagcgaggcacgcgcagccgcaccgccgcgaccccgcccgccgcccgcctccgccgccgacgcttTACGAGCGACTCacagaggaggcgaggaTAGATGAGCagggggtgctgctgcaggcgttgCGCTTCTTCGTCGCTCGCGACTTCTTTGAAGACCGTCCGAAGTCATGA
- the ABCA10 gene encoding putative ATP-binding cassette protein subfamily A,member 10 (previous protein_id=AAZ09512.1), producing MTSFWRQYGIQLYGFLVKTFLQRWRMPISTTVEILLPCLFTILISVAYWMSGSSTVPAQMYDGGAYVPLNMTDFVSYFMCKKMGSTLRVPWHPCPPGMNASSLTCLSLIGNGTEICIQNSFYTVLSYMLYGMYYGSGSFGMNTMDGHLTLSALVTEVTRKENPTFFGRGGRNSLSHYGNLLVSSNSPALARSFMAFCRQSSGMCGEVLYETAFTSLASAKEYAAAHEDTVWAIVDLPVTSLTSSDNAEFTISMNFTATAPTVKEPQKSLFTRGLGANDGSDGYVLYWASGFLTLQTFVHEFYLEQALRMYRIRGPSTYYTEPSSDVEGISAYLTQYGSTVIPMPTPPRYNNAFLTKWAYYIPLLAVMAVLYPTSRLVMLIVVEKYNGIREAMLIMGLHPSCMFVGWYSSTLIMDLVSSLLVALFLKIGFLDKVDYGLLLLLYFSFMQQNTALCFFISSIFRNPRVASWFIAFVLFVLAIPSFSFPTGMTDIQKIFCCLAPCVGYIQAFNTMLNYVSFGFHFGWPQARTGYFNFSVAVGMMWASFGVLMLLSFYLDRVSCGTVGRRAHPLFFLMPLVNRFRTTRASLIKMWDMGRPIRPGSLVERAINDDDPPSASFANCSLKKDSKGLPQDNSRLIEHYHDVVSTQDPTVAAIFHRLRKVYVGGGILGFLYTYFTGLFRDGDRIVALDGVTFAMRTGEVSVLLGPNGAGKSTIMGVATGMVNPTNGDVYVRGYNARTHLDECRQNIGYCPQRDIVWSLLTVEEHITFYARMKGSHAVNVQEKVDYVVDLLDLHEKRHCKASELSSGQRRRLCVAIAMVGDSSVLFLDEPTAGMDIKGRKIVYEALNRTRNQRSVLISTHLLDEADRIADRVLIVNKGLLCAEGSAMYLKSQMEVGYVVTCLLESNMSKTEENCAAEGLVNFVRAESYAAQRAGDSDNEGCVVLGVQRRGREVSFRFPMTLLSSAGVTLLSAIQHNSERLRLRNVALNLATLEDVFFTVTCSAPLMSSVTDGELVGGREDEGGVLSIPDTPSTNADLYAEKTSYFFVFCRHFRALFLKRLHYAQRDIKLLVYQVVLPIIFLLLSLFISLVRDPSQPALRLDMTMYDDYATHPSQVMTAYSNFSGYVQNMTRYFMNVTNAFCLSANLSDNAWGPHYLTDFRAMPSGLPNVSNGMSRLLLSEIMSHKEPRYISVAPVGAVFQKGAPKKTPTLLHNTSYSHSAPQGVSALYHLAMYQLFGTAVPTPTAVNSPMMLGEFEKTLVTANKQVMVGIFIILPFIFIPSNTISYIVEEKESGARHMQWLSGVNVLAYWLSSFVFDFASYLVTQILAFIIFLIFNRTEFIGKDNVGAAVVLFFFFGLTSIPFSYFLSFFFRSSFTAQSVVFCINFTFGFLWVTLESMIAEHALQFAETMAYILRIIPAVSFGESMFVLSGTQLANLMFPNRAKKSLFSLLKFSETGSPTGGIGTGLIYMSCVAVACTVALVVLEYLRLQRVDSAFTQCCTKLNIEDEEEHRRLEEADPSVKQEEDYVCADKTGPESTRVAVQHLSKRYLGAEHAALQDISFGVKEGEVMGLLGLNGAGKTTAVSILAGEVVATGGEAFVNHYAVQSMASRPFVGYCPQYDALLSNLSAEEHLWLYARLRSIKEKHIRAEVHVLLKELGLYPFRNQAAASLSGGNKRRLSLAIALVGRTTSVLLDEPTSGMDAVARAQTCDVVRRLTAQKSVVLTTHRLDEVEALADRVAFVVRGNLRCVGTPQELKNAYNKTAAYTLSVLFPHTVQLQDTDATLVEKVRSYVLDTITATAGANAQQLTRCEVVEVHPCSMQMTVNSDLHSICVAVSHMQMGQASGIPAPTYVSVSQPTLEDILLLH from the coding sequence ATGACGAGCTTCTGGCGGCAGTACGGCATTCAGCTGTACGGGTTTCTGGTCAAGACATTCCTGCAGCGATGGCGCATGCCCATCTCCACGACGGTGGAGATCCTTCTCCCTTGCCTCTTCACGATTTTGATATCCGTTGCCTACTGGATGTCGGGCAGTtcgacggtgccggcgcagATGTACGACGGTGGTGCCTACGTGCCGCTGAACATGACGGACTTCGTGTCGTATTTTATGTGCAAGAAGATGGGATCAACGCTGAGGGTGCCGTGGCACCCGTGCCCGCCCGGGATGAATGCATCGTCTCTCACGTGTCTGTCGCTCATCGGTAACGGCACTGAGATTTGCATCCAGAACTCCTTCTACACGGTGCTGTCCTACATGCTGTACGGCATGTACTATGGCAGTGGCTCGTTCGGCATGAACACGATGGACGGCCACCTCACGCTCTCGGCCTTGGTGACCGAGGTGACACGCAAGGAAAACCCAACCTTCTTTGGCCGGGGTGGTAGGAACAGCCTGTCGCACTATGGCAATCTGCTGGTGTCGAGCAACTCGCCTGCGCTGGCGCGAAGCTTCATGGCGTTCTGCCGCCAAAGCAGCGGCATGTGCGGCGAGGTACTCTATGAAACAGCCTTCACTTCACTGGCTAGTGCCAAGGAGTACGCGGCCGCCCACGAGGACACCGTCTGGGCCATTGTCGACCTTCCGGTGACCTCCCTCACGTCCAGCGACAATGCAGAGTTTACCATCAGCATGAACTTCACGGCGACTGCGCCGACGGTGAAGGAGCCGCAGAAGAGCCTCTTCACGCGCGGCCTTGGCGCCAatgacggcagcgacggctaCGTGCTCTACTGGGCCAGCGGCTTCTTGACGCTGCAGACGTTTGTGCACGAGTTCTACTTGGAGCAGGCGCTAAGGATGTACCGCATTCGTGGCCCTTCCACTTACTACACGGAGCCAAGCTCCGACGTGGAGGGCATCAGCGCGTACCTCACGCAGTACGGATCCACCGTAATCCCGATGCCGACGCCTCCGCGCTACAACAACGCGTTCCTGACGAAGTGGGCCTACTACATTCCACTGCTCGCCGTGATGGCTGTGCTCTATCCGACTTCGCGCCTCGTGATGCTGATCGTCGTTGAGAAGTACAATGGCATTCGCGAGGCGATGCTGATCATGGGCCTGCATCCGTCTTGCATGTTTGTTGGGTGGTACTCCTCCACGCTCATCATGGACTTGGTCTCCTCGCTGCTCGTCGCCCTCTTTCTCAAGATCGGCTTCCTCGACAAGGTGGACTACGGCCTCCTCTTGCTGCTCTACTTCTCCTTCATGCAGCAGAACACGGCCCTGTGCTTCTTCATCAGCTCCATCTTCCGCAACCCACGCGTGGCGAGCTGGTTTATCGCGTTTGTGCTGTTCGTGCTCGCGATCccgtccttctccttcccgaCCGGCATGACGGACATTCAGAAGATTTTCTGCTGCCTGGCCCCCTGCGTCGGCTACATTCAGGCATTCAACACAATGCTGAACTACGTATCCTTCGGCTTCCACTTTGGGTGGCCACAGGCGCGCACCGGCTACTTCAACTTCTCCGTCGCGGTTGGCATGATGTGGGCCTCGTTTGGTGTGCTGATGCTCCTCAGCTTCTACTTGGACCGTGTCTCCTGCGGCACCGTCGGCCGCCGTGCCCACCCCTTGTTCTTCCTCATGCCGCTGGTGAACCGCTTCCGTACGACCAGGGCATCGCTGATCAAGATGTGGGACATGGGCAGGCCGATTCGCCCCGGTTCTCTGGTCGAGCGTGCCATCAACGACGACGATCCACCCAGCGCGTCATTTGCAAACTGCTCGTTGAAGAAGGACAGCAAGGGGTTGCCACAGGACAACAGCCGACTCATCGAGCACTACCATGACGTCGTCAGCACACAGGACCCCACTGTGGCTGCCATCTTCCATCGCCTGCGCAAGGTCTAcgttggcggcggcatccTCGGCTTCTTGTACACGTACTTCACAGGGCTGTTCCGCGATGGCGACCGCATCGTCGCGCTGGACGGCGTGACGTTTGCGATGCGCACCGGCGAGGTGAGCGTGCTGCTCGGCCCCAACGGTGCCGGGAAGTCCACGATCATGGgtgtggcgaccggcatggtGAACCCGACCAACGGCGACGTTTACGTGCGTGGCTACAACGCCCGCACACACCTTGATGAGTGTAGGCAGAACATCGGGTACTGCCCCCAACGCGATATCGTATGGTCTctgctgacggtggaggaaCACATCACTTTCTACGCGCGCATGAAAGGCTCCCACGCAGTGAACGTGCAGGAGAAGGTGGATTATGTGGTGGACCTCCTCGACCTGCATGAGAAGCGCCACTGCAAAGCGAGCGAGCTGTCGAGCGGCCAGCGCCGGCGTCTGTGCGTCGCGATCGCCATGGTCGGCGACTCCTCCGTGCTGTTTCTCGACGAGCCCACGGCCGGTATGGACATCAAGGGTCGCAAGATCGTGTACGAGGCCCTGAACCGCACCCGCAATCAGCGTAGCGTGCTGATCTCGACTCACCTTCTCGACGAGGCCGACCGCATTGCCGACCGAGTGCTCATCGTGAACAAGGGCCTGCTGTGCGCGGAGGGCTCGGCGATGTACCTCAAGTCGCAGATGGAGGTCGGGTACGTGGTGACGTGCCTACTGGAGAGCAACATGAGCAAAACAGAGGAAAACTGCGCTGCCGAAGGGCTGGTGAACTTTGTGCGCGCCGAGAGCtacgcggcgcagcgggccggcgacagcgacaacgAGGGGTGCGTGGTGCTgggggtgcagcggcgcgggcgcgaGGTGTCTTTCCGCTTCCCGATGACCCTCCTCAGCTCAGCCGGCGTGACGCTTCTTTCTGCGATTCAGCACAACAGCGAGCGACTGCGCCTGCGCAACGTCGCGCTTAACCTGGCGACTCTCGAAGACGTCTTCTTCACCGTCACTTGCAGTGCACCGCTCATGTCAAGCGTGACAGACGGCGAGCTTGTCGGCGGGCGAGAGGACGAAGGCGGCGTGCTGTCGATCCCTGACACGCCGTCGACTAACGCCGACCTCTACGCGGAGAAGACGAGTTACTTCTTCGTTTTCTGCCGGCATTTCCGCGCGCTCTTCCTCAAGCGGCTGCACTACGCCCAGCGCGACATCAAGCTGCTTGTCTATCAAGTGGTGCTGCCGATAATCTTTCTGCTCCTGTCGCTGTTCATCAGCCTTGTGCGAGACCCCAGCCAGCCCGCGCTGCGGCTCGACATGACTATGTACGATGACTacgccacccacccatcgCAGGTGATGACGGCGTACTCTAACTTCTCCGGCTACGTGCAGAACATGACCCGGTACTTCATGAACGTCACGAACGCCTTCTGCCTCAGTGCAAACTTGTCCGACAACGCCTGGGGCCCGCACTACCTGACCGACTTCCGTGCGATGCCGTCTGGCTTGCCCAACGTGTCCAACGGCATGAGCCGGCTGCTCCTGAGCGAAATCATGTCGCACAAGGAGCCGCGCTACATTTCCGTGGCGCCGGTAGGAGCGGTGTTCCAGAAGGGTGCGCCGAAGAAAACCCcaacgctgctgcacaacaCGTCGTACAGCCACTCCGCTCCGCAGGGCGTGAGCGCGCTCTACCACCTCGCCATGTATCAGCTCTtcggcaccgccgtgccGACGCCCACCGCCGTCAACTCTCCCATGATGCTTGGCGAGTTTGAAAAGACGCTGGTGACAGCCAACAAGCAGGTCATGGTTGGCATCTTCATCATTCTGCCCTTCATCTTCATTCCGTCCAACACGATCTCCTACATCGTCGAGGAGAAGGAGTCCGGCGCCCGCCACATGCAGTGGCTCTCCGGCGTCAATGTCCTGGCGTACTGGCTGAGCAGCTTTGTGTTCGACTTTGCGAGCTACCTCGTGACGCAGATCTTGGCCTTTATCATTTTCCTCATCTTCAATCGAACCGAGTTCATCGGCAAGGACaacgtcggcgccgccgttgtgctcttcttctttttcggcCTGACGTCGATCCCGTTCAGCTACTTTTTGAGCTTCTTCTTCCGCTCCAGCTTCACGGCACAGTCCGTCGTCTTTTGCATCAACTTCACCTTTGGCTTCCTGTGGGTGACACTGGAGTCGATGATCGCCGAGCATGCACTGCAGTTCGCCGAGACGATGGCCTACATCCTTCGCATCATCCCAGCCGTGAGCTTCGGTGAGTCCATGTTTGTGCTCTCTGGCACGCAGCTGGCCAACTTGATGTTCCCGAACCGCGCCAAGAAAAGCTTATTTTCGCTGCTGAAGTTTAGCGAGACAGGCAGTCCCACAGGCGGCATCGGAACAGGCCTCATCTACATGTCTTGCGTTGCTGTGGCCTGCACTGTGGCACTCGTGGTTCTCGAGTacctgcggctgcagcgcgttgACTCCGCCTTCACGCAGTGCTGCACAAAACTGAACatcgaggacgaggaggagcaccgccgcctcgaggAGGCAGATCCGTCCGtgaagcaggaggaggactACGTGTGCGCAGATAAGACAGGGCCCGAGTCGACCCGCGTtgcggtgcagcacctcaGCAAGCGCTACCTCGGCGCCGAGCACGCCGCTCTCCAGGACATCTCGTTCGGCGTGAAAGAAGGCGAGGTGATGGGCCTGCTGGGGCTTAACGGCGCCGGCAAGACGACGGCGGTGAGCATCCTCGCAGGTGAGGTGGTCGCGACAGGCGGCGAGGCGTTTGTAAACCACTACGCGGTGCAGTCGATGGCGAGCCGCCCCTTTGTTGGCTACTGCCCGCAGTacgacgcgctgctgagcaatCTCAGCGCCGAGGAGCACCTCTGGCTGTATGCCCGCCTGCGCTCCATCAAGGAGAAGCACATCAGGGCCGAGGTGCACGTGCTGCTCAAAGAGCTAGGGCTGTACCCGTTCCGCAACCAGGCCGCCGCGTCCCTGAGCGGTGGCAACAAGCGCCGCCTGTCCCTTGCCATTGCGCTGGTCGGCCGCACAACAAgtgtgctgctggacgagcCGACGTCGGGCATGGATGCTGTGGCGCGTGCACAGACGTGCGACGTAGTGCGGCGTCTCACAGCTCAGAAATCCGTGGTGCTGACAACGCACCGTCTGGACGAGGTCGAGGCACTGGCCGACCGCGTTGCTTTCGTCGTGCGAGGCAAcctgcgctgcgtcggcaCACCACAGGAGCTGAAGAACGCGTACAACAAGACTGCCGCCTACACGCTCAGTGTGCTCTTCCCCCATACGGTGCAGTTGCAGGACACGGACGCGACCCtggtggagaaggtgcgcagCTACGTGCTCgacaccatcaccgccacagCGGGTGCgaatgcgcagcagctgactCGGtgcgaggtggtggaggtgcaCCCGTGCTCCATGCAGATGACCGTGAACAGCGACCTCCATTCTATCTGCGTCGCCGTTTCGCACATGCAGATGGGCCAGGCCAGCGGCATTCCAGCGCCGACGTACGTCAGCGTGAGCCAGCCGACGCTGGAGGACATTCTTCTTCTCCATTAG
- a CDS encoding putative Qc-SNARE protein (previous protein_id=AAZ09513.1) produces MIQPQSTLFRRREGGVGDDGALDSPSSAPAPYQTRPGTAAAASVHTNALQEQENDALMQALLSDMRRAKKSFTKMGEEVREQNAVLERLRTSFLNAQNSLRKTMRNLDKIGWGSFKHMWVLALFVIVFFMLLYLMLRFW; encoded by the coding sequence ATGATCCAGCCTCAGAGCACCCtgttccgccgccgcgagggcGGCGTCGGGGATGATGGCGCGCTTGACTCTCCATCCTCCGCCCCTGCTCCTTACCAGACGCGGCCTGgtacagcagctgccgcttcaGTGCACACGAACGCCttgcaggagcaggagaaCGACGCTCTcatgcaggcgctgctgtctGACATGCGCAGGGCAAAGAAGAGCTTCACCAAGatgggcgaggaggtgcgagAGCAGAACGCGGTGCTGGAGCGACTGCGCACATCCTTCCTGAATGCGCAGAACTCCCTTCGCAAAACGATGCGGAACTTAGACAAGATAGGCTGGGGAAGCTTCAAGCACATGTGGGTGCTGGCCCTCTTCGTGATTGTGTTTTTCATGTTGCTCTACTTGATGCTTCGCTTTTGGTAG
- a CDS encoding conserved hypothetical protein (previous protein_id=AAZ09514.1): protein MWCTRLCREEGLFRFLRNLFEVLDFVTERCRRCLDTSSCLLLLCASPLSSCSIGGPHTRGCFNEILHRLSRGAQQPAHRRQSATSSHPRTPWRLHRFNDERVCVWGGNPPPQSTTGRHRSLCTPFSLSHTPSTAWAPLLPADKHHMQASPVLAGAAVRRTATASVGSEPRTNLPFLINVVKKAQKSANTVVASTPALSSMSSTKEPPIQAAAFKPYPLLSPGEVKQAAGSSLLYKDDVCVLVNDAFPKSMVHCLVMPLDLRLQSLNALTKKDAPLLRHMLHVGDEYVRYLKTAVPHTYTARRFIAGFHALPSLPMLHMHVLSTDLDSPCLKNKKHYNSFATFFFLTGDRVLDDLERHGRVTLNQDVTRLRQMEEQDMKCLWCGTALPSVPAMKSHIQCCPQNKAVEKSS from the coding sequence ATGTGGTGTACGCGCTTGTGccgggaggaggggctgTTTCGCTTCCTCCGTAATCTCTTTGAGGTGCTGGACTTCGTCACAGagcgctgtcgtcgctgccTTGACACGTCTTCGTgtctcctccttctctgcgcCTCACCTCTTTCGTCTTGCTCGATCGGCGGCCCCCACACGCGAGGCTGCTTCAACGAAATACTTCATAGACTCTCTCGcggcgcacagcagccggCTCATCGGCGTCAGAGCGCCACTAGCTCACACCCACGTACACCTTGGCGACTGCATAGATTCAACGacgagcgcgtgtgtgtgtggggaggaaATCCACCACCACAGAGCACAACCGGGCGTCACCGTTCATTGTGTacccccttttctctctctcacacaccgTCCACCGCGTGGGCACCTCTCCTACCCGCCGATAAACACCACATGCAGGCCTCACCAGTgctcgccggcgcggcggtgcgccgaaCGGCGACGGCCTCCGTCGGCAGCGAACCTCGCACCAACTTACCCTTTCTCATCAACGTTGTCAAGAAGGCGCAGAAGTCTGCCAACACGGTGGTTGCGTCGACGCCGGCACTCTCCTCAATGTCGTCGACGAAGGAGCCGCCTATCCAAGCCGCCGCCTTCAAGCCATACCCGCTTCTGAGCCCCGGCGAGGTCAAGCAGGCCGCCGGCAGCTCCCTCCTCTACAAGGATGACGTCTGCGTGCTTGTGAACGATGCATTCCCCAAATCGATGGTTCACTGCCTGGTCATGCCACTGGACCTCCGCCTACAGTCCCTCAACGCCCTCACCAAGAAGGACGCtccactgctgcgccacatGCTGCACGTGGGGGATGAATACGTTCGCTACTTGAAGACGGCGGTTCCCCACACCTACACGGCGCGCCGGTTTATTGCGGGATTCCACGCCCTTCCCTCGCTGCCCATGCTGCACATGCACGTGCTGTCTACGGATCTGGACAGTCCTTGTCTCAAGAACAAGAAGCACTACAACAGCTTCGCCACTTTCTTCTTCCTCACGGGCGACCGCGTCTTGGACGACCTGGAGCGGCACGGCCGCGTGACGCTGAACCAGGACGTCACCCGCCTTCGACAGATGGAAGAGCAGGACATGAAGTGCCTGTGGTGCGGCACCGCACTGCCAAGCGTGCCCGCTATGAAGTCTCACATCCAGTGCTGTCCGCAGAACAAAGCCGTGGAGAAATCGTCGTAG